A genomic window from Antedon mediterranea chromosome 4, ecAntMedi1.1, whole genome shotgun sequence includes:
- the LOC140046603 gene encoding uncharacterized protein codes for MGDEAKSGPPKHKFIVLQIVQTGRNSPIKDWCGTKVLENLSLIDLFHKFNIDDDQQQFFFLVSVGKSKTQMTEVMCSRESPVLVQDVVETLGNFIQFTVPAKEMELNKPQSKNAFTMMMDERGAVSVPQRLMTRRYPGLSKLKNAIMDWIEKEGLGWSQENQASAWTFINTLAEALWHIDKNHDSLNQRGCKIPEMFSTFVNFKKDVEAKKRKIDESFLSENALRQHTSALYNLMSMPFLKKECWRHISDAIGTLSEALLKYADYMKSQTKRVKDNQSMMVVKESETINIMEKTETEIEEYKYIVQELMERECWDCLFLNDYSPVDRKKRYRFFSDLKLPMRCLLISESSGSQTLYFACKIDEIMSSDDVINRAHDVCKHVRATVPKYHSRSMKREFVQSFGLVANKAVLRSAYRSLTGDCSSSETLDEAEVDRRLEQVLDEQDPELLWDRRHCNPGRPLEYDTFLNKCRETINAGIETAVDDRRHDQVSENEVITHLATAVSVRDLYDQVIERCDEGTKIPSLQWLRLQFWPRRPTAKAAARFTGKLKIKFMVQARQFRAHHVDSHYASALFRYQKKFSIRFKEHLVFVSMDDKHTIKVGEPGCPVAAVERGKQVLVAMGKKFVVADHDFTRLSLTPSVNLFIDVPDHIDDSFHVGQVCISFKENCFQPSSPIRHMTELRQEMTNLNLNKPMLLAYTDGGPDHRVTYLSVQLSLIAMFVNLDLDFLCAVRTPPKRSWKNPVERIMSIINVGLQGVGVMREKAITHEDKLTKCGGLKDTREMAKTIPELKEEVLESVQPCIELLRNVMERLKLKDQGFKTFGPADIDEMADLWSNVLQVDDSLTPEVKTQQHLKNQEQLKQFIDNHCQIRNYMFSILKCTSPECGVCKPPRLPIKVFSEVHHLPDPMPDGDKYYSFEELYGKKTTEHYRPSFTVTRATGHGCPFNPSAQTAKNAGVIIQCEECEKWRCLYAKKKLTKKTRQALELLMETALYSCGATLTTIEMPDDDPLKKVYVRENLTCNTLIEFTFYSAGYEDVCIHCGTLDELQLVDEYYPQCSGCNEQRCKKVHRRGRKFK; via the exons ATGGGGGACGAAGCCAAGAGTGGGCCTCCTAAACACAAGTTTATCGTATTGCAAATTGTTCAAACAGGTAGGAACAGTCCAATAAAGGATTGGTGTGGTACGAAAGTTCTTGAAAACCTGAGTTTGATCGATCTTTttcataaatttaatattgatgatgatcaacagcaatttttttttttggtttcgGTTGGGAAATCGAAGACACAAATGACGGAGGTCATGTGTTCACGCGAGAGTCCCGTTTTGGTGCAAGATGTCGTGGAAACGTTAGGAAATTTTATCCAATTCACAGTACCTGCCAAAGAGATGGAACTTAATAAACCACAAAGCAAAAATGCCTTCACTATGATGATGGATGAAAGAGGAGCCGTTAGCGTTCCACAAAGGCTGATGACAAGAAGATATCCAGGCTTATCAAAGTTAAAAAATGCAATCATGGATTGGATAGAAAAGGAGGGCCTGGGATGGTCGCAAGAAAACCAGGCGAGTGCGTGGACATTCATCAATACTTTAGCCGAGGCATTGTGGCACATTGACAAAAATCATGACTCTTTAAATCAACGAGGTTGCAAAATACCGGAAATGTTCTCAACTTTTGTCAATTTTAAGAAAGATGTGGAGgcaaaaaaaaggaaaatagaTGAATCGTTCCTTTCCGAGAATGCCTTAAGACAACACACGTCAGCACTCTATAATCTTATGTCTATGCCCTTTCTAAAGAAGGAATGTTGGAGACATATTTCTGACGCTATTGGCACACTTTCTGAAGCTTTGTTGAAATATGCTGACTACATGAAGTCACAGACAAAAAGG GTGAAAGATAACCAATCAATGATGGTTGTGAAAGAGAGTGAAACCATAAATATCATGGAAAAGACAGAAACAGAAATtgaagaatataaatatatagttcAAGAGTTGATGGAAAGGGAATGTTGGGATTGTCTATTTCTGAATGATTACTCTCCAGTAGACAGAAAGAAAAGATATAGATTCTTTTCAGATTTGAAGCTACCAATGAGATGTTTGCTGATCTCAGAAAGCAGTGGATCCCAAACTTTGTATTTTGCATGCAAGATTGACGAAATAATGAGCTCTGATGATGTAATTAACCGTGCTCATGATGTGTGTAAACATGTACGGGCAACAGTACCAAAATACCACTCCAGATCAATGAAGCGAGAATTTGTGCAGTCATTTGGACTTGTTGCTAACAAGGCAGTTTTGCGGAGTGCTTACCGAAGTTTGACAG gtGACTGTTCTTCGTCTGAAACTTTAGATGAAGCTGAAGTTGATCGACGCTTAGAACAAGTCCTTGATGAGCAAGACCCCGAATTGCTTTGGGACAGACGACACTGTAACCCTGGACGGCCATTAGAGTATGACACTTTCCTGAATAAATGTCGGGAAACTATCAACGCAGGTATTGAGACAGCTGTTGACGACAGACGTCATGATCAAGTGTCAGAAAACGAGGTAATCACACACTTAGCAACAGCTGTTAGTGTTAGAGACCTCTACGATCAAGTGATAGAGCGATGTGATGAGGGCACCAAAATACCAAGTCTTCAATGGTTGAGGTTACAGTTTTGGCCACGCAGACCAACTGCTAAGGCTGCTGCTCGTTTCACTGGAAAGTTAAAGATCAAGTTTATGGTTCAGGCAAGGCAATTTCGAGCTCATCATGTAGACTCCCATTATGCTTCAGCACTTTTTCGTTACCAGAAGAAATTCAGTATCCGGTTCAAAGAGCATCTAGTATTTGTCAGCATGGATGACAAGCATACTATCAAGGTGGGTGAGCCAGGTTGTCCAGTGGCAGCTGTTGAGCGTGGCAAACAAGTTCTTGTAGCCATGGGGAAGAAGTTTGTTGTGGCAGACCATGACTTCACACGGCTGAGTCTAACACCAAGTGTTAATCTGTTTATTGACGTTCCTGACCATATCGATGACTCGTTTCATGTAGGTCAAGTTTGCATTTCATTTAAGGAGAACTGCTTCCAGCCATCTTCACCTATACGGCACATGACTGAACTTAGACAGGAGATGACcaacttgaacttgaacaagCCGATGCTTTTGGCCTATACAGATGGAGGTCCAGACCATAGAGTTACATATCTTTCTGTTCAGTTATCACTGATTGCCATGTTTGTTAACTTAGACCTTGACTTCCTCTGTGCTGTGAGAACACCCCCAAAACGCAGTTGGAAAAACCCAGTTGAGCGCATAATGTCAATAATTAATGTTGGACTACAGGGTGTTGGTGTGATGAGGGAGAAAGCTATAACACATGAGGACAAGTTAACTAAGTGTGGAGGCCTAAAAGATACTCGGGAAATGGCTAAAACTATCCCGGAACTCAAAGAAGAGGTACTAGAGTCAGTGCAGCCCTGCATCGAGTTACTGAGAAATGTTATGGAGCGTCTCAAATTAAAGGATCAGGGCTTTAAAACTTTTGGTCCTGCTGATATTGATGAAATGGCTGACTTATGGAGTAATGTTTTACag gTTGATGACTCTTTGACTCCAGAAGTTAAAACCCAACAGCATCTAAAGAACCAAGAGCAGCTAAAGCAGTTTATAGATAACCATTGCCAAATTCGAAACTACATGTTCTCGATATTGAAGTGTACCTCGCCAGAGTGTGGTGTATGTAAGCCTCCCAGACTTCCAATCAAGGTCTTCAGTGAAGTTCACCATCTTCCAGACCCTATGCCTGATGGAGACAAATATTACTCATTTGAGGAACTTTATGGAAAG aaaacTACAGAACATTACAGGCCTTCTTTTACAGTTACTAGAGCCACAGGACATGGATGCCCTTTCAATCCATCAGCCCAAACGGCTAAGAATGCTGGCGTGATCATACAGTGCGAGGAATGCGAAAAGTGGAGGTGTCTGTATGCAAAGAAGAAGTTGACAAAAAAGACAAGACAAGCACTGGAATTGTTAATGGAGACAGCACTCTATAGTTGTGGGGCAACCCTGACAACTATTGAAATGCCAGATGACGATCCACTTAAAAAAGTGTATGTTAGAGAAAACTTAACATGTAATACTTTAATCGAGTTCACTTTTTATTCGGCAGGTTATGAAGATGTCTGCATCCACTGCGGAACACTAGATGAGTTGCAACTAGTGGATGAATACTACCCACAGTGTTCAGGTTGTAATGAGCAGAGATGTAAGAAGGTGCATAGGAGAGGAAGAAAATTTAAGTAA